A DNA window from Babylonia areolata isolate BAREFJ2019XMU chromosome 28, ASM4173473v1, whole genome shotgun sequence contains the following coding sequences:
- the LOC143301726 gene encoding glyceraldehyde-3-phosphate dehydrogenase-like, producing the protein MVKVGINGFGRIGRLVLRAALDSDGVDVVAVNDPFIDLDYMAYMFMYDSTHGRYKGTVETKDKKLVVQGKAISVYQERDPANIPWSKDGADYVVESTGVFTTIDKASAHFKGGAKKVVISAPSADAPMFVMGVNHQTYTKDKTVVSNASCTTNCLAPLAKVVHDKFGIKEGLMTTVHATTATQKTVDGPSGKDWRGGRGAGQNIIPSSTGAAKAVGKVIPELNGKLTGMAFRVPTPDVSVVDLTVRLEKETSYDEVKAAIKAAAEGPMKGILGYTEDQVVSQDFVGDKQSSIFDAKAGIGLSSTFMKLVSWYDNEMGYSHRVVDLIKHMAKVDGA; encoded by the exons ATGGTTAAGGTTGGAATCAATGG CTTTGGCCGTATTGGTCGTCTTGTCCTGAGAGCTGCCTTGGACTCCGATGGTGTGGACGTGGTGGCAGTCAATGACCCCTTCATCGACCTTGATTACATG GCGTACATGTTCATGTATGACTCCACTCATGGCCGCTACAAAGGGACCGTGGAGACGAAGGACAAGAAACTGGTGGTCCAGGGCAAGGCCATCAGCGTCTACCAAGA GCGTGACCCCGCCAATATTCCCTGGAGTAAAGACGGGGCTGATTATGTGGTGGAGTCCACTGGAGTGTTCACAACCATAGATAAGGCCAGC GCCCACTTCAAGGGCGGCGCCAAGAAGGTTGTGATCTCCGCACCCTCGGCTGATGCCCCCATGTTCGTGATGGGCGTGAACCACCAGACCTACACCAAGGACAAAACTGTGGTCAGCAACGCCTCCTGCACCACCAACTGCCTGGCACCCCTGGCCAAGGTCGTCCACGACAAGTTCGGCATCAAGGAGGGGCTCATGACCACCGTGCACGCCACCACCGCCACGCAGAAAACTGTTGACGGGCCTTCCGGCAAG GACTGGCGAGGTGGGCGTGGTGCTGGCCAAAACATCATCCCGTCCTCCACCGGGGCAGCCAAGGCTGTGGGTAAAGTCATCCCAGAACTTAACGG gAAGCTGACAGGCATGGCATTCCGTGTTCCCACCCCTGACGTCTCTGTGGTGGATCTGACTGTACGGTTGGAGAAGGAG ACGTCGTACGATGAGGTGAAAGCAGCCATCAAAGCAGCAGCTGAGGGGCCCATGAAGGGAATCCTTGGATACACAGAGGACCAAGTGGTGTCCCAGGACTTCGTTGGTGACAAACAGAGCAGCATTTTCGACGCCAAGGCTGGCATTGGACTGAGCAGCACCTTCATGAAACTGGTGTCCTG gtACGACAATGAGATGGGCTACAGCCATCGTGTGGTGGATCTCATTAAGCACATGGCCAAGGTGGACGGGGCATAA